A window from Primulina eburnea isolate SZY01 chromosome 2, ASM2296580v1, whole genome shotgun sequence encodes these proteins:
- the LOC140824774 gene encoding oleosin H1-like — MADRDRDRGQQYQLYPQQQQQQRYEGGLKNILPQKGPTASQVIAIVTLLPVSGTLLALAGITLAGSLIGLAVATPVFLIFSPVLVPAAILIAGAVTAFLTSGAFGLTGLSSLSWVLNSFRQATGREPLDYAKRRVQEATAQVGDKTRQAGETIKAKGQEGGREAGPTVGAGAGRPA, encoded by the coding sequence ATGGCAGATCGTGATCGTGATCGTGGTCAACAGTACCAACTCTATccccagcagcagcagcagcagcgctACGAAGGCGGCCTCAAGAATATCCTACCACAAAAGGGCCCCACCGCCTCCCAAGTGATCGCCATAGTCACCCTCCTTCCAGTAAGCGGGACCCTCCTCGCCCTCGCGGGGATCACACTCGCCGGATCTCTCATCGGCCTCGCCGTCGCCACCCCGGTATTCCTCATCTTCAGCCCAGTTCTGGTTCCCGCCGCCATACTCATAGCCGGGGCAGTGACCGCGTTCTTGACATCCGGTGCATTTGGGCTCACAGGACTCTCGTCACTCTCATGGGTCTTGAATTCGTTCCGCCAGGCCACTGGCCGTGAGCCGCTGGACTATGCGAAGCGGCGGGTGCAGGAAGCAACGGCTCAAGTGGGAGATAAAACGAGGCAAGCGGGAGAAACAATCAAGGCTAAAGGTCAGGAAGGAGGGCGAGAAGCTGGCCCAACTGTGGGTGCCGGTGCCGGTCGACCTGCTTGA